Proteins from a genomic interval of Mycolicibacterium grossiae:
- the moxR1 gene encoding chaperone MoxR1: MTSPSGPPQGAGGFPGPGQPQGYTGGPQQTPPASPGLQAEVHTLERAIFEVKRIIVGQDQLLERMLVGLLAKGHVLLEGVPGVAKTLAVETFAKVVGGSFARIQFTPDLVPTDIVGTRIYRVGKEDFETELGPVMVNFLLADEINRAPAKVQSALLEVMAERKVSIGGKTFPLPSPFLVMATQNPIEQEGVYQLPEAQRDRFLFKLNVDYPSPEEEREIIYRMGVTPPQPKQVLNTGDLLRLQDVASGVFVHHALVDYVVRIVTATREPERFGMPDAKAWIAYGASPRASLGIIAASRALALIRGRDYVIPTDVVEIIPDVLRHRLVLTYDALADEVSAETVVNRILQTVALPQVNAIPQQGHSAPAAPTAAAAGGR, translated from the coding sequence ATGACGTCACCGAGTGGACCGCCGCAGGGCGCCGGAGGCTTCCCCGGCCCCGGCCAGCCGCAGGGCTACACCGGCGGTCCGCAGCAGACGCCGCCGGCGAGCCCCGGCCTGCAGGCCGAGGTGCACACCCTCGAGCGCGCGATCTTCGAGGTCAAGCGCATCATCGTCGGCCAGGACCAGCTCCTCGAGCGGATGCTGGTCGGTCTGCTCGCCAAGGGCCACGTGCTGCTCGAGGGCGTGCCCGGCGTCGCCAAGACCCTGGCAGTGGAGACGTTCGCGAAGGTCGTCGGCGGCTCGTTCGCCCGCATCCAGTTCACTCCCGACCTGGTGCCCACCGACATCGTCGGTACCCGCATCTACCGGGTCGGCAAGGAGGACTTCGAGACCGAACTCGGCCCGGTGATGGTCAACTTCCTGCTCGCCGACGAGATCAACCGCGCGCCCGCCAAGGTGCAGTCCGCGCTGCTCGAGGTCATGGCCGAGCGCAAGGTGTCGATCGGCGGCAAGACCTTCCCGCTGCCCAGCCCCTTCCTGGTCATGGCGACGCAGAACCCCATCGAGCAGGAGGGCGTCTACCAGCTCCCCGAGGCGCAGCGCGACCGCTTCCTGTTCAAGCTCAACGTCGACTACCCGTCGCCGGAGGAGGAGCGGGAGATCATCTACCGGATGGGCGTGACCCCGCCCCAGCCGAAGCAGGTGCTCAACACCGGTGACCTGCTGCGGCTGCAGGACGTGGCCTCGGGTGTCTTCGTCCACCACGCGCTCGTCGACTACGTCGTGCGGATCGTCACCGCGACCCGCGAGCCGGAGCGCTTCGGCATGCCCGACGCGAAGGCGTGGATCGCCTACGGTGCCTCGCCGCGTGCGTCGCTCGGCATCATCGCCGCCTCGCGCGCGCTGGCGCTGATCCGCGGCCGTGACTACGTCATCCCCACCGACGTCGTCGAGATCATCCCGGACGTGCTGCGGCACCGCCTGGTGCTGACCTACGACGCGCTCGCCGACGAGGTGTCCGCGGAGACGGTGGTCAACCGCATCCTGCAGACCGTGGCGCTGCCTCAGGTGAATGCCATTCCGCAGCAAGGCCATTCGGCACCGGCGGCGCCCACCGCCGCGGCGGCTGGCGGTCGGTGA
- a CDS encoding aconitate hydratase has translation MTSVNSFSARDTLQVGDQSYEIYRLDAVPGTEKLPYSLKVLAENLLRTEDGANITKDHIEAIAHWDPSADPSIEIQFTPARVIMQDFTGVPCIVDLATMREAVGDLGGDTEKVNPLAPAELVIDHSVIVDVFGKADAFERNVDIEYSRNGERYQFLRWGQGAFDDFKVVPPGTGIVHQVNIEYLARTVMVRGRKDDSGQEIQVAYPDTCVGTDSHTTMVNGLGVLGWGVGGIEAEAAMLGQPVSMLIPRVVGFKLTGEIKPGVTATDVVLTVTDMLRKHGVVGKFVEFYGEGVAEVPLANRATLGNMSPEFGSTAAIFPIDDVTVDYLRLTGRDEQQLALVEAYAKAQGMWHDASREPAYSEYLELDLGDVVPSISGPKRPQDRIELSDAKNAFRKDIHNYVENNHPAPETKLDEAVEETFPGSDPVSLSFADDGAVDARPSAANGAEGRPTKPVKVSSPELGDFVLDHGAVVVAAITSCTNTSNPSVMLGAALLAKNAVDKGLSSKPWVKTSMAPGSQVVNDYYEKAGLWPYLEKLGFYLVGYGCTTCIGNTGPLPEEISKAINDEDLSVTAVLSGNRNFEGRISPDVKMNYLASPLLVIAYALAGTMDFDFEADALGKDTDGNDVFLKDIWPSPKEISDTIASAINQEMFSKSYADVFKGDDRWQNLPTPEGKTFEWDANSTYVRKPPYFDGMPAEPEPVSDISGARVLALLGDSVTTDHISPAGNIKPGTPAAQYLDENGVDRKDYNSYGSRRGNHEVMIRGTFANIRLRNQLLDDVSGGYTRDFTQDDAPQAFIYDAAQNYAEQGTPLVVLGGKEYGSGSSRDWAAKGTSLLGVRAVITESFERIHRSNLIGMGVIPLQFPAGESAASLKLDGTEVFDIAGITELNEGKTPKTVHVTATKGDGSTVEFDAVVRIDTPGEADYYRNGGILQYVLRNMLKSK, from the coding sequence GTGACCAGCGTTAATTCATTCTCCGCGCGCGACACGTTGCAGGTCGGCGATCAGAGCTACGAGATCTACCGCCTCGACGCGGTACCCGGTACCGAGAAACTTCCCTACAGCCTCAAGGTGCTCGCCGAGAACCTCCTGCGCACCGAAGACGGCGCGAACATCACCAAGGACCACATCGAGGCGATCGCCCACTGGGATCCGTCCGCCGATCCCAGCATCGAGATCCAGTTCACCCCCGCGCGCGTCATCATGCAGGACTTCACCGGCGTGCCGTGCATCGTCGACCTCGCCACCATGCGCGAGGCGGTGGGCGACCTCGGTGGCGACACCGAGAAGGTGAACCCGCTGGCGCCGGCCGAGCTGGTCATCGACCACTCCGTGATCGTCGACGTCTTCGGCAAGGCCGACGCGTTCGAGCGCAACGTGGACATCGAATACTCCCGCAACGGCGAGCGCTACCAGTTCCTGCGCTGGGGGCAGGGCGCCTTCGACGACTTCAAGGTCGTCCCGCCCGGCACCGGCATCGTGCACCAGGTCAACATCGAGTACCTCGCCCGCACCGTGATGGTGCGCGGCCGCAAGGACGACTCCGGCCAGGAGATCCAGGTCGCCTACCCGGACACCTGCGTCGGCACCGACAGCCACACCACGATGGTCAACGGCCTCGGCGTCCTGGGCTGGGGCGTCGGCGGCATCGAAGCCGAGGCGGCCATGCTCGGCCAGCCGGTCTCGATGCTCATCCCCCGCGTCGTGGGCTTCAAGCTGACCGGCGAGATCAAGCCGGGCGTCACCGCCACCGACGTCGTGCTCACGGTCACCGACATGCTGCGCAAGCACGGCGTGGTCGGCAAGTTCGTCGAGTTCTACGGCGAGGGCGTCGCCGAGGTGCCGCTCGCCAACCGCGCCACCCTGGGCAACATGAGCCCCGAGTTCGGCTCCACCGCGGCGATCTTCCCGATCGACGACGTCACCGTCGACTACCTGCGTCTCACCGGTCGCGACGAGCAGCAGCTGGCGCTCGTCGAGGCCTACGCCAAGGCCCAGGGCATGTGGCACGACGCCAGCCGCGAACCCGCCTACTCCGAGTACCTCGAGCTGGACCTCGGCGACGTCGTCCCCTCCATCTCGGGGCCGAAGCGCCCGCAGGACCGCATCGAGCTGTCCGACGCGAAGAACGCCTTCCGCAAGGACATCCACAACTACGTGGAGAACAACCACCCGGCTCCGGAGACCAAGCTCGACGAGGCCGTCGAGGAGACCTTCCCCGGCAGCGACCCGGTGTCGCTGTCCTTCGCCGACGACGGCGCGGTGGACGCCCGACCGTCCGCGGCCAACGGCGCCGAGGGACGTCCCACGAAGCCCGTCAAGGTCAGCTCGCCGGAACTCGGCGACTTCGTCCTCGACCACGGCGCCGTGGTGGTCGCGGCGATCACGTCGTGCACCAACACCTCGAACCCCTCGGTGATGCTCGGCGCCGCCCTGCTCGCCAAGAACGCCGTCGACAAGGGCCTGTCGTCCAAGCCGTGGGTCAAGACCTCCATGGCGCCCGGCTCCCAGGTCGTCAACGACTACTACGAGAAGGCCGGCCTCTGGCCCTACCTGGAGAAGCTCGGCTTCTACCTGGTCGGCTACGGCTGCACCACCTGCATCGGCAACACCGGCCCGCTGCCGGAGGAGATCTCGAAGGCCATCAACGACGAGGACCTCTCGGTGACGGCCGTGCTCTCGGGCAACCGCAACTTCGAGGGCCGCATCTCCCCCGACGTGAAGATGAACTACCTGGCGTCGCCGCTGCTGGTCATCGCCTACGCACTGGCCGGCACCATGGACTTCGACTTCGAGGCCGACGCGCTGGGCAAGGACACCGACGGCAACGACGTCTTCCTGAAGGACATCTGGCCGTCGCCGAAGGAGATCTCCGACACGATCGCCTCGGCGATCAACCAGGAGATGTTCTCCAAGAGCTACGCCGACGTGTTCAAGGGCGACGACCGCTGGCAGAACCTGCCGACGCCCGAGGGCAAGACCTTCGAGTGGGACGCGAACTCCACCTACGTGCGCAAGCCCCCGTACTTCGACGGCATGCCGGCCGAGCCGGAGCCGGTGAGCGACATCTCCGGCGCCCGCGTCCTCGCACTGCTCGGCGACTCGGTCACCACCGACCACATCAGCCCGGCCGGCAACATCAAGCCGGGTACGCCCGCCGCGCAGTACCTCGACGAGAACGGCGTGGACCGCAAGGACTACAACTCCTACGGGTCGCGTCGTGGCAACCACGAGGTGATGATCCGCGGCACGTTCGCCAACATCCGGCTGCGCAACCAGCTGCTCGACGACGTGTCCGGCGGCTACACCCGCGACTTCACCCAGGACGACGCGCCGCAGGCGTTCATCTACGACGCGGCGCAGAACTACGCCGAGCAGGGCACCCCGCTGGTCGTGCTGGGCGGCAAGGAGTACGGCTCGGGATCGTCGCGCGACTGGGCGGCCAAGGGCACCAGCCTCCTCGGCGTCCGTGCGGTGATCACCGAGTCCTTCGAGCGCATCCACCGGTCGAACCTGATCGGCATGGGCGTCATCCCGCTGCAGTTCCCGGCCGGTGAGTCGGCCGCGTCGCTGAAGCTGGACGGCACCGAGGTGTTCGACATCGCCGGCATCACCGAACTCAACGAGGGCAAGACCCCGAAGACCGTGCACGTCACGGCCACGAAGGGCGACGGCTCGACGGTGGAGTTCGACGCGGTCGTGCGCATCGACACCCCCGGTGAGGCGGACTACTACCGCAACGGCGGCATCCTGCAGTACGTGCTGCGCAACATGCTGAAGTCGAAGTAG
- a CDS encoding TetR/AcrR family transcriptional regulator: MPRVTEDHLAARRRQILDGARKCFATYGYDRATVRRLEQTIGLSRGAIFHHFKDKDTLFFELAHEDAERMADVAAREGLVQVMRDMLAAPEQFDWLATRLEIARKLRNDPVFHRGWAERSAELSAATADRLRRQKQAGRLRDDVPGDVLQTYLDLVLDGLVARLASGDDTERLGAVLDLVEASVRQQ; the protein is encoded by the coding sequence TTGCCCCGGGTGACCGAGGACCATCTCGCGGCGCGCCGTCGCCAGATACTCGACGGGGCGAGGAAGTGCTTCGCTACCTACGGCTACGACCGGGCGACCGTGCGGCGGCTCGAACAGACGATCGGGCTGTCGCGCGGCGCCATCTTCCACCACTTCAAGGACAAGGACACCTTGTTCTTCGAGTTGGCGCACGAGGACGCCGAGCGCATGGCGGACGTCGCCGCCCGCGAGGGTCTGGTGCAGGTGATGCGCGACATGCTCGCCGCGCCGGAGCAGTTCGACTGGCTGGCCACGCGACTGGAGATCGCCCGCAAGCTGCGCAACGATCCGGTGTTCCACCGCGGCTGGGCGGAGCGCTCCGCAGAGCTGTCGGCGGCGACCGCGGACCGGCTGCGGCGGCAGAAACAGGCCGGCCGGCTGCGTGACGACGTCCCCGGCGACGTGCTGCAGACCTATCTCGACCTGGTGCTCGACGGACTCGTCGCGCGGTTGGCGTCCGGCGACGACACCGAACGGCTCGGCGCCGTCCTCGATCTGGTCGAGGCGTCGGTACGCCAGCAGTGA
- a CDS encoding Rv1476 family membrane protein: MTGPHVLPLPAYIPTDVDMNAVNDAVAATGVSAPASDVPALEQVVADARAEGIELKIVVIPTNPPIDTPLRDIATEVGTQHPEATVLALSPSFAGTYSTQFDRVTLEAGQDLAKVPADPVQSSKNFVGELTTPHFPWTGFTIALVLAVVAAVAATRVLQVRARRAFAHPHPAPDVAGTRAETAAPPPN, translated from the coding sequence GTGACCGGACCGCACGTCCTTCCCCTGCCGGCGTACATCCCGACCGACGTGGACATGAACGCCGTGAACGACGCCGTCGCCGCCACCGGCGTCAGCGCCCCGGCGTCCGACGTGCCGGCGCTCGAGCAGGTCGTCGCCGACGCCCGGGCCGAGGGCATCGAGCTGAAGATCGTCGTGATCCCCACCAATCCGCCCATCGACACCCCGTTGCGGGACATCGCCACGGAGGTCGGCACGCAGCATCCCGAGGCGACGGTGCTGGCGCTGAGCCCCTCCTTCGCCGGCACCTACAGCACGCAGTTCGACCGGGTCACCCTCGAAGCCGGACAGGACCTGGCGAAGGTGCCGGCTGACCCGGTGCAGTCGTCGAAGAACTTCGTCGGCGAGCTGACCACGCCGCACTTCCCGTGGACGGGATTCACCATTGCGCTCGTCCTCGCGGTGGTCGCCGCGGTGGCCGCGACGCGTGTCCTCCAGGTGCGCGCGCGGCGCGCATTCGCCCATCCGCATCCCGCGCCCGACGTCGCCGGGACCAGGGCGGAAACGGCTGCGCCGCCGCCGAACTGA
- a CDS encoding DUF58 domain-containing protein — translation MTRSERRTADLPSLKRGQIRDPELSAALRKLELTVRRKLDGVLHGNYQGLIPGPGSEPGESRVYQPGDDVRRMDWSVTARTTTPHVRQMIADRELETWLVVDVSASLDFGTAGCEKRDLAVAAAAAIAFLNSGGGNRLGAVITNGDTTRRVPALSGRLHEQELLRAIATMPKAPVGVRGDLAVAIDALRRPERRRGMAVIISDFLGPINWMKPLRAIAGRHEVLGVEIIDPRDVELPDVGEVILQDTESGATREFTIDAQLREDFAKAAEAHRAEVARTLRRCDAPLLTLRTDRDWIADVVRFVANRRLALR, via the coding sequence GTGACCCGGTCGGAACGCCGGACGGCGGACCTGCCGTCCCTGAAGCGCGGTCAGATCCGGGACCCGGAACTGTCCGCGGCGCTGCGCAAGCTCGAGCTGACGGTGCGCCGCAAGCTCGACGGCGTGCTGCACGGCAACTACCAGGGACTGATCCCCGGCCCGGGCTCCGAGCCGGGGGAGTCGCGGGTCTACCAACCCGGCGACGACGTCCGGCGGATGGACTGGTCGGTCACGGCGCGCACCACCACGCCGCACGTGCGGCAGATGATCGCCGACCGCGAGCTGGAGACCTGGCTGGTGGTCGACGTCTCGGCGAGCCTGGACTTCGGCACCGCGGGCTGCGAGAAGCGTGACCTGGCGGTGGCGGCGGCCGCTGCGATCGCGTTCCTCAACAGTGGCGGCGGCAACCGGCTCGGCGCGGTGATCACCAACGGCGACACCACGCGGCGCGTGCCCGCGCTGTCGGGGCGCCTGCACGAGCAGGAGCTGCTGCGGGCGATCGCCACCATGCCGAAGGCACCGGTCGGCGTCCGCGGCGACCTCGCGGTGGCCATCGACGCCCTGCGCCGTCCGGAACGGCGCCGCGGCATGGCCGTGATCATCAGCGACTTCCTCGGGCCGATCAACTGGATGAAGCCGTTGCGCGCCATCGCCGGTCGGCACGAGGTGCTCGGGGTCGAGATCATCGACCCGCGCGACGTCGAGCTGCCCGACGTGGGCGAGGTGATCCTGCAGGACACCGAATCCGGTGCGACGCGCGAGTTCACGATCGACGCACAGCTGCGCGAGGACTTCGCCAAGGCCGCCGAAGCGCACCGCGCGGAGGTGGCCCGCACGCTGCGCCGCTGTGACGCACCGCTGCTCACGCTGCGCACCGACCGGGACTGGATCGCCGACGTGGTGAGGTTCGTGGCGAACCGTCGCCTGGCGCTGCGATGA
- a CDS encoding helix-turn-helix domain-containing protein, whose amino-acid sequence MGNGSQSRDQLLDELRTAYEKGASIRSLVASTGRSYGSIHAMLRESGTTMRSRGGPNHRSRR is encoded by the coding sequence ATGGGTAACGGAAGCCAGTCACGCGACCAGCTGCTCGACGAACTTCGTACTGCGTACGAGAAGGGCGCCAGCATCCGATCGCTGGTGGCGAGCACGGGCAGGTCGTACGGCTCGATCCACGCCATGCTGCGCGAATCCGGGACCACCATGCGCAGTCGTGGGGGACCCAACCACCGCAGCCGGCGCTAG
- the ripB gene encoding NlpC/P60 family peptidoglycan endopeptidase RipB translates to MATLLGTVALAAGVGVAGPAAAAPDDGQWDPTLPKVISSGAPGDPVAAANAAFAVSQLAVQTTQNLGQQFLSSIGLGGSPASAIAPGARVRGPQAIEYVIRRGASQMGVPYSWGGGALNGPSAGVDYDAGKIGYDCSGFTRYAFAGVGVQIPKYSGDQYNTGRKVPQSQAKRGDLLFWGPGGSQHVAIYLGGGQMLEASGSAEKVTVSPLRTAGLQPYLARIIES, encoded by the coding sequence CTGGCCACCCTGCTCGGCACCGTCGCCCTGGCGGCGGGTGTCGGCGTCGCCGGTCCCGCCGCGGCCGCCCCCGACGACGGCCAGTGGGATCCGACGCTGCCCAAGGTGATCAGCTCCGGCGCGCCGGGCGACCCGGTCGCGGCGGCCAACGCGGCGTTCGCGGTGAGCCAGCTCGCCGTGCAGACCACGCAGAACCTCGGCCAACAGTTCCTCTCCAGCATCGGACTGGGCGGCTCGCCCGCGTCGGCCATCGCGCCGGGCGCACGGGTCCGCGGCCCGCAGGCCATCGAGTACGTGATCCGCCGCGGCGCCTCGCAGATGGGGGTGCCCTACTCCTGGGGTGGCGGCGCACTGAACGGACCCAGCGCGGGCGTGGACTACGACGCCGGCAAGATCGGCTACGACTGCTCGGGCTTTACCCGGTACGCGTTCGCCGGGGTGGGCGTGCAGATCCCGAAGTACTCCGGCGACCAGTACAACACCGGCCGCAAGGTGCCGCAGTCCCAGGCCAAGCGCGGCGACCTGCTGTTCTGGGGGCCCGGCGGCAGCCAGCACGTGGCGATCTACCTCGGCGGCGGGCAGATGCTCGAGGCCTCCGGCAGCGCGGAGAAGGTGACGGTCAGCCCGCTGCGCACCGCGGGCCTGCAGCCGTACCTCGCCCGGATCATCGAGAGCTGA
- the ripA gene encoding NlpC/P60 family peptidoglycan endopeptidase RipA, whose amino-acid sequence MRRSLSASALRVCGRVGASSLACGVMIATVFSHGTGIAVAEPAGPESLSGMVAAVADADQKLQDLGAAIQAEQEGVNQALVGVQTARDQAATAQRQVDESHTALQDADRRITEAQKRFDQFAASTYVNGPSSSYLTAGDPADVLGTVAAGQTLAVSSQQAVDDLMRARTEQVNRESAARLAKQKADQAVADAQASQDSAVASLTAAQQTFKQQQVDLDRLTAERSRAQAELAAARPQPAPAAAAPTAARSDAGAGPSSGDWDRAPGARPAPAGQNWAGPWDPTLPAIPSAFVSGDPVAIINAILGIAQTSFQVTQDLGRNFLQKLGILPTPTGITNGAIPRVYGRQATEYVIKRGMAVMGTPYSWGGGNAAGASRGIDSGAGTVGFDCSGLMLYMFAGVGIKLDHYSGSQYNAGRKVPTSEMRRGDMLFWGPNASQHVAMYLGDGQMLEAPYTGSTVKISPVRTSGMTPYATRLIEW is encoded by the coding sequence ATGAGACGCAGCCTGAGCGCCTCCGCCCTTCGCGTATGCGGTCGTGTCGGTGCGAGTTCCCTTGCCTGCGGCGTCATGATCGCCACGGTGTTCAGCCACGGCACGGGGATCGCCGTGGCTGAACCGGCGGGCCCGGAGTCCCTCTCCGGTATGGTGGCCGCCGTCGCCGATGCCGATCAGAAACTGCAGGACCTCGGGGCGGCCATCCAGGCCGAACAGGAGGGCGTGAACCAGGCGCTCGTCGGGGTGCAGACCGCCCGCGACCAGGCCGCCACCGCGCAGCGCCAGGTCGACGAGAGCCACACCGCGCTGCAGGACGCCGACCGGCGAATCACCGAGGCGCAGAAGCGTTTCGACCAGTTCGCCGCCTCCACCTACGTCAACGGGCCGTCCTCGTCCTACCTCACTGCCGGTGACCCGGCGGACGTGCTGGGCACCGTCGCGGCCGGCCAGACACTGGCCGTGAGTTCGCAGCAGGCCGTCGACGACCTGATGCGGGCGCGGACCGAACAGGTCAACCGCGAGTCGGCCGCCCGTCTCGCCAAGCAGAAGGCCGACCAGGCCGTCGCCGACGCCCAGGCCAGCCAGGACTCCGCGGTCGCCTCGCTCACCGCGGCCCAGCAGACGTTCAAGCAGCAGCAGGTCGACCTCGACCGTCTCACCGCCGAACGGTCGCGCGCCCAGGCCGAACTCGCCGCCGCGCGGCCGCAGCCGGCACCCGCCGCCGCAGCGCCCACCGCGGCGAGGTCGGACGCCGGCGCCGGCCCGTCGTCGGGGGACTGGGACCGCGCCCCGGGCGCTCGTCCGGCACCGGCCGGCCAGAACTGGGCCGGGCCATGGGATCCCACGTTGCCGGCCATTCCGAGCGCCTTCGTCAGCGGCGACCCGGTCGCGATCATCAACGCCATCCTCGGCATCGCTCAGACGTCGTTCCAGGTGACCCAGGACCTCGGCCGCAACTTCCTGCAGAAGCTCGGAATCTTGCCCACGCCAACGGGAATCACCAACGGCGCGATCCCGCGCGTGTACGGCAGGCAGGCCACCGAATACGTCATCAAGCGTGGCATGGCCGTGATGGGCACCCCGTACTCCTGGGGCGGGGGCAACGCCGCCGGCGCCAGCCGCGGCATCGACTCCGGCGCCGGCACCGTCGGCTTCGACTGCTCCGGCCTGATGCTCTACATGTTCGCCGGCGTCGGCATCAAGCTCGACCACTACTCCGGCTCCCAGTACAACGCGGGCCGCAAGGTACCGACCTCGGAGATGCGCCGCGGCGACATGCTGTTCTGGGGCCCGAACGCCAGCCAGCACGTCGCGATGTACCTCGGCGACGGCCAGATGCTCGAGGCCCCGTACACCGGGTCCACGGTGAAGATCTCGCCGGTCCGCACCAGCGGCATGACGCCGTACGCAACCCGACTCATCGAATGGTGA